A window of the Butyricimonas virosa genome harbors these coding sequences:
- a CDS encoding tyrosine-protein phosphatase, translating to MLFFNRYKRYFFEYEDDIHAHVLPGLDDGVKTMDEAVMIVKRMERMGLKRLTCTPHVAYPAMINTPKDVESMLFVLKLRLQEEGVRVEVDSGAEYRMGEFMLELLERGEIMASNRGEVLVEHSFVGPSNYVDDILFGLQGRGFCPVLAHPERYSFYAKDIVRYCERFKEKGGKVQVNILSFAGFYGKEAMMGARKLCNAALADYYAGDIHSLHQEILMEKYIGGAW from the coding sequence ATGTTGTTTTTTAATAGATATAAACGATATTTTTTCGAGTATGAAGATGATATACATGCTCACGTTTTACCCGGTTTGGATGATGGGGTGAAGACGATGGATGAGGCCGTGATGATCGTGAAACGGATGGAACGGATGGGATTGAAACGATTGACGTGTACGCCCCACGTGGCTTACCCGGCTATGATAAATACACCGAAAGATGTGGAGAGTATGTTGTTCGTGTTGAAGTTGCGCTTGCAGGAGGAGGGTGTGCGTGTTGAGGTGGATTCCGGGGCGGAATACCGGATGGGGGAGTTTATGCTGGAGTTGTTGGAAAGGGGGGAAATCATGGCATCGAACCGGGGAGAAGTGTTGGTTGAGCATAGTTTTGTCGGGCCTTCCAATTACGTGGATGATATATTATTCGGTTTACAGGGACGAGGATTTTGTCCTGTGCTGGCGCATCCGGAACGGTATTCGTTTTACGCGAAGGATATTGTCCGGTATTGTGAGCGGTTTAAAGAAAAAGGTGGAAAGGTGCAGGTGAATATACTTTCATTTGCCGGATTCTATGGCAAAGAGGCTATGATGGGAGCTCGAAAATTGTGTAACGCCGCTTTGGCCGATTATTATGCCGGGGATATTCATAGCTTGCATCAAGAAATATTGATGGAAAAATATATAGGAGGAGCGTGGTAA
- a CDS encoding AsmA family protein, whose translation MKKVFITLAIIIVLIIVTLMVIPVFFKSDILRLIEEKSSKYIQAELAIGDVHLSMFKNFPNLSVSLDNVVISKEETNTRDTLINIPLFEASVNLRSLISGKEIIINNILLKDCDFMPKVNAEGKANWDIMVPSDTTEMKTEETPVETKEEPGSETAIAFNNIEVRNLMLNYQDEQAQTFARIDAVNMALQGNLSETNTILNVLLKLKNIYLRQGKSVWVNNTDFNWQAEIGANLKELQFDIKKNDMSLNDLKLDLTGNIDIDDDKYTMDLNLNAPDTKFESLLALIPKDFQKEIEGVKTSGEFQLSLSAKGEYYENHLPAFDLRFNILNANLKYPDLPESVEKINLKLAVTNPGGTIAQTKADLSTLTFTVANNPFSMNLLVVNPDDPTLKGGMKGVINFESLKKALPLKDITLNGILTTDLSFDGKYQYIEKEQYEKFTANGKIALQNVLFKNADFPAGISVPSGEVTITPARLNLKDLKVKINSSDFALVGYLANYLPYVFKDQTLKGNFTLNSNKIDLNEFMANMTTSEADTMQAATTQSSAPAEETSSVLAIPKNIELAFGTNIKEILFDSLVINSVKGNIETSGGIATLKNLSMDMLNGNLIMNGAYNTANPAKPSADLNLRVTDIDIHSAYNAFSFIKQSLPIAMNCNGKISATMKFSSDLDTEMSPIMTTANGGGSLSTKGFVLNDNPAMTQLASLLKNDELSRLSISNLKIDFKIEQGNIIVEPFTTNIAGNPTTFSGSQTVDGKMDYTMSMNIARKYFGKDIDNVLKAIPGANNIQSLDVDVKLGGTLDKPTITPDLSKALKKIEKEAGKELKNNLLKGLDKLFK comes from the coding sequence ATGAAGAAAGTATTTATAACACTAGCGATTATTATCGTGCTAATTATTGTCACACTGATGGTTATCCCAGTCTTTTTTAAAAGTGACATTCTACGACTAATCGAGGAGAAATCCTCAAAATACATCCAAGCCGAATTGGCTATCGGGGACGTGCATTTAAGTATGTTCAAGAATTTCCCGAACTTAAGTGTTTCTCTGGATAACGTGGTTATTTCCAAGGAGGAAACGAACACACGGGACACCTTAATCAATATTCCTCTTTTCGAGGCTTCCGTAAATTTACGTTCCTTAATTTCCGGTAAAGAAATCATAATCAATAACATTTTATTAAAAGATTGTGATTTTATGCCCAAAGTCAATGCTGAGGGAAAAGCCAACTGGGACATCATGGTTCCTTCCGACACGACAGAGATGAAAACAGAAGAAACACCCGTGGAAACCAAAGAAGAGCCTGGTTCGGAAACTGCTATCGCTTTCAACAACATTGAAGTGCGTAACCTGATGTTAAACTATCAAGACGAACAAGCTCAGACATTTGCCCGGATCGACGCCGTGAACATGGCCTTACAAGGAAATCTTTCCGAGACCAACACCATACTAAACGTGTTATTGAAACTCAAAAACATATATTTGCGTCAAGGTAAAAGCGTGTGGGTAAACAACACGGATTTCAACTGGCAAGCCGAAATCGGTGCCAACTTGAAAGAACTCCAATTCGACATCAAGAAAAATGATATGTCATTGAATGACTTGAAACTGGATTTAACCGGAAACATTGATATTGATGACGACAAATACACGATGGACTTGAATCTGAACGCACCCGACACGAAATTTGAAAGTCTGCTAGCATTAATTCCCAAGGATTTCCAGAAAGAAATCGAGGGGGTCAAAACTTCCGGAGAATTCCAACTCAGCCTATCCGCAAAAGGGGAATATTACGAGAATCATCTTCCCGCTTTTGACTTGCGTTTCAACATTCTGAACGCAAATCTAAAGTACCCGGACCTTCCCGAATCGGTTGAAAAAATCAATCTGAAACTGGCAGTGACCAACCCCGGCGGAACCATCGCACAAACCAAGGCAGATTTAAGTACTTTGACCTTCACGGTTGCCAACAACCCGTTCAGCATGAACCTGCTTGTAGTTAACCCAGACGACCCGACATTAAAGGGTGGCATGAAAGGCGTTATTAACTTCGAGAGTTTGAAAAAAGCCTTACCGTTAAAAGACATCACGTTAAATGGTATCTTAACAACCGATCTCTCCTTTGACGGGAAATACCAATATATAGAGAAAGAACAATACGAAAAGTTCACGGCAAACGGTAAGATTGCCCTACAAAACGTGTTGTTCAAGAATGCGGACTTCCCTGCCGGAATTTCTGTTCCGTCTGGAGAGGTAACCATCACACCCGCCCGACTGAACTTGAAAGACTTGAAAGTAAAAATCAACTCTTCAGACTTCGCCCTAGTCGGTTATCTTGCCAACTACCTGCCCTACGTGTTCAAGGACCAGACCTTAAAAGGTAACTTTACCTTGAATTCCAACAAAATCGACTTGAATGAATTCATGGCAAACATGACGACCTCCGAGGCCGACACGATGCAGGCTGCAACAACACAAAGTTCGGCCCCGGCAGAAGAAACATCAAGTGTACTGGCTATTCCGAAAAACATCGAACTGGCCTTCGGCACGAACATCAAAGAAATTTTGTTCGATAGCCTCGTGATAAATTCTGTCAAAGGAAACATCGAAACATCCGGTGGTATCGCCACACTAAAGAACCTAAGCATGGATATGCTGAACGGGAACCTGATCATGAACGGGGCCTACAACACGGCAAACCCAGCCAAGCCTTCCGCGGATTTGAATTTACGGGTTACCGATATTGACATTCACTCGGCATACAATGCTTTCTCTTTCATCAAACAAAGCCTGCCGATTGCCATGAACTGCAATGGTAAAATATCCGCTACCATGAAATTCAGCTCGGATCTGGACACAGAAATGAGTCCGATCATGACAACGGCCAATGGTGGCGGTAGCCTCTCAACCAAGGGATTTGTCTTGAATGACAATCCGGCCATGACCCAACTGGCCAGCCTGTTGAAAAATGACGAGTTAAGCCGTTTAAGTATTTCCAACTTGAAAATAGACTTCAAGATTGAACAAGGAAATATTATCGTGGAACCGTTTACCACGAATATCGCAGGAAACCCGACCACCTTCTCCGGCAGCCAAACCGTTGATGGCAAAATGGATTACACGATGTCCATGAACATTGCCCGGAAATACTTCGGGAAAGACATTGACAACGTATTGAAAGCCATCCCCGGAGCCAACAACATTCAATCATTGGACGTTGATGTCAAACTTGGTGGTACTCTGGATAAACCGACAATTACCCCCGATTTGTCTAAAGCATTGAAGAAAATAGAAAAAGAAGCCGGTAAAGAATTAAAAAACAACCTCTTGAAAGGCTTGGATAAACTATTCAAATAA
- a CDS encoding ComEA family DNA-binding protein produces the protein MFIRKSEKKGIITLGILTMALFVLPQTIHKSECPIFLIPYSRLSDTTQPVTLKHLVIELNSADSTTLIGVRGIGPYYAKKILRYREQLGGFHSTRQLGEIKFQYLNIDSLLPCFSVNPALIRKKELDTMSFKSVLHHPYLEYEDVQLIFNAKRKFGKINYSILESQKVLPPFKLKKIKPYFK, from the coding sequence ATGTTTATCAGGAAATCGGAGAAAAAAGGAATTATCACACTGGGCATTCTTACCATGGCATTATTCGTTCTGCCACAAACCATTCACAAGAGTGAATGCCCGATTTTCTTGATTCCCTATTCCCGACTTTCTGATACGACACAACCAGTTACCCTCAAACATCTCGTCATTGAACTCAATTCAGCAGACAGCACGACATTGATCGGCGTCCGGGGCATTGGACCATATTACGCAAAAAAAATTCTGCGTTACCGGGAACAATTGGGCGGTTTCCACTCTACACGTCAGCTTGGGGAAATCAAATTCCAATACCTGAATATAGATTCATTACTTCCTTGCTTCTCCGTGAATCCCGCTCTAATCCGGAAAAAAGAACTGGACACCATGAGCTTTAAATCCGTCCTACATCATCCCTATCTAGAGTATGAAGATGTTCAACTTATCTTCAATGCCAAACGGAAATTCGGTAAAATCAACTACTCCATCCTAGAATCCCAAAAAGTTCTACCACCATTTAAACTCAAAAAAATAAAACCTTACTTCAAATAA
- a CDS encoding S41 family peptidase, whose translation MNTSKILFSLFLVLSLLVSCEKDNNHSEDDELATRMNQFIQSNLSTFYLWYDEIPDIKPESEKDPKEYFKALLSSKDKWSLITDDVDEFLDEMEGTGETYGYGLAYGQFSNSKECFAVVQYVYPGSPAAEKLKRGDIIVKLNSQNLTEDDLNKLTKPGTLRLGLGKREGNAIGSTGQTVTITSRKMDTDPILITKLFELGNHKIGYLMYTLFSKTFNSSIAKAFNEFKEAGITDLVLDLRYNHGGDDEASTFLCSAIVPKEKAIEGTLLSKETWNTPCQKIFESDPQYDGLLNRFFVETNCNLDLPSKKIYILTTRETISASEYTIACLKAFMDVELVGTQTYGKYVTMYSFSPQYEENGKMVADEELANWLIFPVCSRFSNINGYPSSLEGMIPQHEVNEDLFNGIQLGDANEPLLAEALALISGTQRRQAKGRSIETAPAFNMLPKSFNDIKSNRIIHVK comes from the coding sequence ATGAATACATCAAAAATTCTATTTTCTTTATTCCTTGTGCTATCTCTTTTAGTTTCCTGTGAGAAAGATAACAATCACTCGGAAGACGATGAATTAGCCACACGAATGAATCAATTCATTCAGAGCAATTTATCTACATTCTACTTGTGGTATGACGAAATACCGGATATTAAACCGGAATCAGAAAAAGACCCGAAAGAATATTTCAAGGCTCTTCTTTCCTCCAAGGACAAATGGTCCCTGATCACAGATGACGTGGACGAATTTTTAGACGAAATGGAAGGAACGGGAGAAACTTACGGTTACGGACTTGCTTACGGGCAATTTTCAAACAGCAAAGAATGCTTTGCAGTCGTCCAATATGTCTATCCCGGTTCTCCGGCTGCTGAAAAGCTGAAACGAGGAGACATCATTGTAAAACTGAACTCACAAAACCTCACGGAAGACGATCTCAACAAGCTTACCAAACCCGGAACGCTACGACTGGGCCTAGGTAAACGAGAGGGGAACGCCATTGGTTCCACGGGACAAACCGTCACCATCACCTCTCGAAAGATGGACACGGACCCCATTCTTATCACGAAGCTCTTCGAACTGGGAAATCACAAAATCGGTTACCTCATGTACACCCTCTTCTCAAAAACATTCAACTCCAGCATCGCAAAAGCATTCAACGAATTTAAGGAAGCCGGAATCACCGATCTTGTACTCGACCTCAGATATAATCACGGGGGAGATGATGAAGCATCCACATTCTTGTGTAGTGCGATCGTTCCCAAAGAAAAAGCCATAGAAGGTACACTTCTTTCTAAAGAAACATGGAACACTCCTTGCCAAAAGATATTTGAAAGTGATCCCCAATACGATGGTTTACTTAACAGATTCTTCGTGGAAACTAATTGTAACTTGGATTTACCTTCCAAAAAAATATATATTTTGACCACTCGTGAAACAATTTCAGCCTCCGAGTACACGATTGCCTGTCTCAAAGCCTTTATGGACGTTGAACTCGTGGGAACCCAAACTTACGGAAAATATGTCACCATGTACTCGTTCTCCCCGCAATACGAAGAGAATGGAAAAATGGTTGCCGATGAAGAATTGGCCAACTGGTTAATATTCCCTGTATGCTCCCGATTCTCCAATATCAACGGGTACCCGAGCTCCCTGGAAGGCATGATTCCCCAACACGAAGTCAATGAAGATCTTTTCAACGGTATCCAACTGGGCGATGCAAACGAACCTTTACTCGCAGAGGCTTTAGCTTTAATTTCCGGAACACAAAGAAGGCAGGCAAAAGGAAGAAGCATTGAGACAGCTCCCGCCTTTAATATGCTTCCGAAATCATTCAACGACATCAAAAGCAATCGAATAATTCATGTAAAATAA